One window from the genome of Candidatus Melainabacteria bacterium encodes:
- the glpK gene encoding glycerol kinase, translated as MKNYILSIDQGTTSCRAIVFDKTGKTIAVGQKEFTQSFPQPGWVEHDAEEILATQIECIKEAIKKAGVNADEIACVGITNQRETTVVWNKKTGKPVYPAIVWQCRRTQKLAEELRDKSDEFREKTGLVPDAYFSGPKIRWILDNVNGARKLANDGELAFGTIDSWLIWNLTSEKNHFTEPSNASRTMLYNIRTMEWDDHLLSQLEIPKTMMPQVIPSNGSFGHTDEKLLGFKAPIRANLGDQQAALFGQCCFDTGMGKCTYGTGSFLLTNIGTEVKLVPGLLTTVAWHLEGTAPIYAFEGAIFVAGAAIQWLRDGLGIIESSADTQKLAESLESNEGVFFVPAFVGLGSPYWNSDVRGTIVGLTRGTTRAHFARAALESMAFQIADVARDMSKHGISIKELRVDGGATRNDFMVQFQADLLKVPVIRSAQTESTAWGVGALAALTCGLVKDFAELSADWQLDSKIMPQVDRANDYEGWQAAIRGAFAVAEHKRF; from the coding sequence ATGAAAAACTACATTCTCAGCATCGATCAAGGCACGACTAGCTGTAGAGCTATCGTCTTCGACAAAACCGGCAAGACCATAGCAGTCGGACAGAAAGAATTCACGCAATCTTTTCCGCAGCCGGGATGGGTCGAACACGACGCCGAGGAAATTTTGGCGACGCAAATAGAATGCATTAAAGAGGCAATAAAAAAGGCGGGCGTTAACGCTGACGAAATTGCCTGCGTAGGCATCACTAATCAGCGAGAAACCACCGTTGTCTGGAATAAAAAAACAGGCAAACCTGTTTATCCGGCAATCGTCTGGCAATGCCGTCGCACGCAAAAGCTTGCCGAAGAATTGCGCGATAAATCGGATGAGTTCAGAGAAAAAACTGGACTCGTTCCAGACGCATATTTTTCCGGTCCGAAAATTCGTTGGATTTTAGACAACGTCAACGGCGCTCGCAAACTTGCGAATGACGGAGAGTTGGCCTTCGGAACTATAGATTCATGGCTGATCTGGAATCTAACAAGCGAGAAGAATCATTTCACCGAACCTAGCAATGCATCACGCACGATGCTCTACAACATAAGGACAATGGAATGGGATGACCATCTGTTGTCGCAGCTGGAAATCCCCAAGACGATGATGCCGCAGGTGATACCATCAAACGGCAGCTTCGGACACACAGACGAAAAACTATTAGGGTTCAAAGCACCTATCAGAGCTAATCTAGGCGATCAACAAGCCGCCCTCTTCGGACAATGCTGCTTCGATACCGGCATGGGCAAGTGCACATACGGCACCGGCAGCTTCTTGCTCACAAACATCGGCACAGAAGTTAAGTTGGTGCCGGGGCTTTTGACCACAGTAGCATGGCACCTCGAGGGAACAGCACCGATCTATGCGTTCGAAGGAGCAATCTTCGTCGCAGGTGCTGCAATTCAATGGTTGCGGGATGGGCTGGGCATCATCGAATCCAGTGCCGACACACAGAAACTGGCAGAGTCTCTGGAGTCGAACGAAGGAGTATTCTTCGTTCCGGCTTTTGTCGGTCTCGGGTCGCCTTACTGGAACTCAGACGTGCGCGGAACAATCGTCGGACTGACCAGAGGCACAACCCGCGCGCACTTCGCACGCGCGGCACTAGAATCGATGGCATTCCAAATTGCAGATGTCGCCAGAGACATGTCAAAGCATGGAATAAGCATCAAAGAGTTGCGAGTCGACGGTGGCGCAACACGCAACGACTTCATGGTGCAATTCCAGGCTGACTTGTTGAAGGTGCCGGTGATCCGCTCTGCTCAAACCGAATCAACAGCCTGGGGGGTCGGTGCATTAGCGGCGCTGACTTGCGGGCTGGTGAAAGACTTCGCTGAATTGTCTGCGGACTGGCAGCTTGATTCCAAAATCATGCCTCAAGTGGATCGGGCAAACGACTATGAGGGCTGGCAAGCGGCGATTCGCGGCGCCTTTGCAGTAGCAGAACACAAACGATTTTAA
- a CDS encoding ribonucleotide-diphosphate reductase subunit beta, with translation MLDFGDGAATAQQGVGNSTAGQALGQNSGQPIGISFAPPNTAAASSSAVSSATGHGVTGMEEIKFNAARIKVDEKRIINCRADLNQLVPFKYEWAWQKYLDACANHWMPQEINMSRDIALWKNPNGLTEDERMIIKRNLGFFSTADSLVANNLVLAIYRHITNPECRQYLLRQAFDEAVHTHAYQYVIESLGLDEGEIFNMYREVPVIHDKDAFELQFTQELSDPNFNTGTPETDRRFLRNLIGYYVIMEGLFFYVGFVQMLSFGRQNKMTGASEEFQYILRDESMHLNFGIDLINQIKAENPHLWTPDFQSEIVDLIKQAVELELRYAQDTMPRGVLGLNQNMFYDYLRFIANRRLNQIGLPELYAGAQNPFPWMSEMLDLRKEKNFFETRVIDYQTGGTLSWD, from the coding sequence ATGCTCGATTTTGGCGATGGCGCAGCGACTGCACAGCAGGGTGTTGGAAATTCAACTGCTGGACAGGCACTTGGACAGAATAGTGGACAGCCGATTGGAATTTCGTTTGCACCGCCGAACACAGCGGCTGCGAGTAGTTCAGCAGTCTCATCAGCCACTGGTCATGGTGTCACAGGCATGGAAGAGATAAAGTTCAACGCCGCACGAATAAAGGTGGACGAAAAGCGCATCATCAACTGTCGCGCCGATTTAAATCAGCTTGTGCCTTTCAAATACGAATGGGCCTGGCAGAAGTATCTCGACGCATGCGCCAATCACTGGATGCCGCAGGAAATCAATATGAGTCGTGATATTGCCTTGTGGAAGAACCCGAATGGATTGACCGAAGACGAGCGTATGATCATCAAGAGAAATCTCGGTTTCTTTTCGACTGCAGATTCACTCGTCGCAAATAATCTCGTGCTTGCGATCTACCGACACATCACGAATCCTGAGTGCCGACAGTATCTTCTGCGCCAGGCGTTTGATGAAGCTGTGCATACTCATGCGTATCAGTACGTCATCGAGAGCCTTGGGCTCGACGAAGGCGAGATCTTCAACATGTATCGCGAAGTGCCTGTGATCCATGATAAGGATGCATTTGAACTCCAGTTCACGCAGGAACTTTCAGATCCAAATTTCAATACCGGAACTCCAGAAACCGATCGCCGGTTCCTGCGTAATTTGATTGGCTATTACGTAATCATGGAAGGCCTGTTCTTCTACGTTGGATTTGTTCAGATGCTCAGTTTTGGGCGCCAGAACAAAATGACTGGTGCTTCGGAAGAATTTCAGTACATCTTGCGTGATGAGTCTATGCACCTCAATTTTGGAATTGATTTGATCAACCAAATTAAGGCTGAAAATCCGCATTTGTGGACTCCTGATTTTCAGAGTGAAATCGTAGATCTGATCAAGCAAGCCGTCGAATTGGAATTGCGTTATGCCCAGGACACCATGCCACGAGGCGTGCTTGGCTTGAATCAGAATATGTTCTACGACTATTTGAGATTCATTGCTAATCGCCGGTTGAATCAAATTGGTCTGCCTGAGCTGTACGCCGGTGCGCAAAATCCATTCCCCTGGATGAGCGAAATGCTGGATCTGCGTAAGGAAAAGAATTTCTTTGAAACGCGCGTCATCGACTATCAGACAGGTGGTACTTTGAGCTGGGATTAA